The Oryza sativa Japonica Group chromosome 11, ASM3414082v1 DNA window ggtgctagccttctcttGGGCTTGTGTGTtgacgatgtcggtgtgtgggtggtggtattttttcctttttcctgtttacgaccctccagggttataatcttataattttttcatgctatcaatagaacttcgcaccgtctcgttaaaaaaaaaggtataaaGCGACGAAGTACTATATGTACTGAATTACTGAGAACTCTGGCAGCTGTGGCCGGTGGAAGCTTAATTACCATGAGTTCATCGGCGGTCAGCCCATTTAAAACACAAATCCCCTACTCTCTCCGCCTAATTTTAAATGCAGCTGTTGGTTTCTATGTCCAACATTtaaccgtttatcttatttgaaatatttatgaaattttcacgtataaagtattattcatgttttatcatctaataataaaaaaatactaacaaTAATTTCtcttaaataagacgaacagtcaaacgttggcacataaattaggggtgaaaacggttggaaaaaccctctaccatttttcattttaatttttttcttgaaaatgaAATCGGAACGGTAGACCCAAAAGGGTAAGGGTTAATTTAatccatgccattgcaaatgtGGCTACTCAGAAAAATAtcattacaattcgtctattcgtaACCGTATCACTCTAATTTTAtgaaattagaaccatgccactgTCGTCACCTTTTCCATCCATCCTCTTCCtttccgtcttcttccttccttctcCATCTTCTTTCCACAGAGTCGGCGTGCTGGCCAGCCTGTCCGTCGCCGCTCTCTGGCGAtagcgtcgcctcccggagcCAAGTCGGTGAGCTCGGAGGAGAGGGAGCCAAGCCGGCATCGCCATCCCCTCCCTCCGCGCTTTCGCCCACTCCTTTCTCTGAGCGCCGGAGCTAGCAccgtcggcccatctctccgCGCCCCGGCTCCTTCTCCGTGCCGAGACGGCGCCAACGCCACGCACCCCAGCTCCTTCCATGCGCCGGAGCCCGCGCCGTCCCTCCCTCCACCGTcgttcgcgccgccgcagcTAAAGCCACCGCGtcgtctcctccctcctcgcatCGGCACCAACGCCACGCGCAGGCCGGCGGTGCCACCGCCGTCCCCTCTCTCCGCGCGCAGACCGACACCGCCCCATCCCTTCACGCGCCGGCACCGTCACCGCagtcctctccctccctccactcgcctgcgccgccgccccctccttcCTCTGAGTGCCGGAGCCTGCGCCGCTGCCCCCATCCCTCCGCGACACCGACGACATGCGATGGCCGTTTCCAAGATGTGAGAATGGCGACCACAACCGGAAACCGGAAGGGGTAGAGGAGGATTTGTGACAATGAGAGGTTTCACCTTTGACCGGTCGGAGCAGTGGCggtgcggcggcagcagcggtgtGGAGGAGTTCGGGAGAAGAGAACGAAGGAAGATGACGAAAAGGAAGAGGATGGATGGAAAAGATGACGACAGTGACATGGTTCTAATTTTGAAAAATTGAAGTGGCACTGTTACGAATAAACGAATTATAATGATATTTTTCTGAATAGTCACAtttgtaatggcatggatcaaattaactcAAAGGGTAACGTATCGGTAATATCGGTATATTGGAAACATGACCATTGGAACGGAATCTACCAATATTGGTCAAAAGTTGAAAATTCATATTGGAAACATCAAAGTATGGCATAGTCACACATTTAACTATGCATGAAGATGACTTTATAACTTTATTTTTGTATCATCACACTCAAGATAACACCGTTATATGATGATTATCGATATGATAATAAGTTCGACGAACAATTCAAACAAACTTCAGCAATACGTCAATATCGATAAGTCGAGGAGATCAAAATTCAGCAAAAGTCACCTGACACACCCTAGGGTTAAAAGCATTTTTCCCTGACCACTTCCCCTTCCTAATGGCCTGCAGGCCTACCATGCTTCTTTCATTCATGGACTTCCGATGGGTAGGGCTAGCTGGGCCACTGAAGAACTTTTGGAATTTTGATGGAAATTACCGGACAAATTTGGTTACCGACAAAACGATCGGAAAAACCTTCATCCCATTTCCACTACCGTTTCTGGAAGATATTACCGTTTCTATTTCTGACACCGACTGAAACGGTCGATGCAAACCAGAAACAGCATCCGAATATCTCAGAAATTTCCGTATAATTTTCACCACTAACAAAAACTCACAACTACACTTAAAATATGATAGAAGGAGTACAGTACTGCAAATACAGTAGGCGTTTAGCGTTTACTATGTACTGTACTGTACATCAGTCGCTATAGCATGTCAGTGACATATACTGTACATGTATCACGGCAGGGAATCCTAATTTAAGATACTCCACGGATTATGAGTAAAATATTATCACGATCTCACCGATTATCTACACTTATTAGGTTTTCCCTAATAAATAAATCGACTCTCTTTACTCTCATGGGTCATAGATAGAAACATGCTGAAGGCCAAAATTAGGTTTAATTGGACTACTAAATCTCAATGGATCTATTGGGCTAAAATTCGGTTTGTTCAGTCTATGCGATTAACCGAAGATACTGACTGAATTGACGAAATGAAATTCGGTGTTTCAACACCTTAGACCCAACGAGTGGCTGAATTTCTCGGTCTAGGTCCCAAGAAATGCCCATCGGTCCCTAGTAAAAAGGATGAGATACCTGAAATCTAGACACTCCTAAAGTAACTGAAAAGAAAGAATATAATTAggagttttttcttttcaatttgtCTTGTCTTCTCAAACAGTAAAATATAGAATTGAAAAGTTTTCTTAAAAATTATCAGTTCAATTGGTTACCTGacaaattgaaaagaaaacTATAAGTAACAAATGCATTCCAAATAGATCCGATGTTTTAGAATGAAATCTTTGAAATTTAATATGTTCCTGGCCGATAGGATTGTTTTATCCACAAATTCAAAAGAAAACTAATTAaccaaatttttttaactttaatcCAGGTTTATTGAAATTTCAAGTTTTTGTATCCGAAATTTCACTCTACCTGTACCAccgaaatatattttttttatttctactacATACAACCCTGAATACAACCTGCAGCTTGCCATTTGCCTTTTTGGTAGCTGATTGTATacaatatttttctcttttctttttatttttgaaattgatgacattggccatttGACAAGAGGTCAGTTTCATTTAATTTCACAAAGAACAGAAGAGTACTCCAAAAGCACCACCAACACTCCAATCAGAAGACACCATAAAACCTACGGAGACTCCAACACCAAAACCATGTGCTACTACAAACCATATTCCTACAAAAACACCTAGGGATGTACGCTGTAAACACTGTAGAATCCACCCTCTTGTACGGACGataatattaattatattcaaataaaatatatgtttataggggAAAACCTAGATCAACATAGGACCAATGTTGACCACCTCAGTTGCATCTTGTCCTAGGTAATGCCTTTACCAGTTAATGGCTCTGTTAAAGGTTGATGACAGCGCTGCATCATGAGGTGAAATTTTAGTTCCATATTTTTTCCCCTGTAAGAAATCTTTACCGATGTGTGGAAGCTTACTATAAATACTACTTTATCAAATAATTTGAAAGCAAAATCttgtgaaaaaatattttgacaaCAATGTCTAGATGAAAATTGCCTATAAATTGAAACTGGGGAACAAACTAAAACTACATACATCACCATTTTTACAAGCAAGAAAATATCGACGAATTTATAGCTAATTTGCACTCAAGTAAGACAAACCGTCAACTTACCGATGACGAACTTGTTATTGAATAATGGATTAACTAACTAATAACTAACGTTTCAGTCGGTTGATTTACGTCAGATAAACCgtagaaaaataaacaaataaaaaataacaattTTAGGCAAAACTTTTCCATCTTTATTTTTAGCGGTTTAAAGGTTAAGattgtaattacactacaatggaaagaaaatcttaaaatcaacttttaaattaaattttaaaattcaaagttTTGCTGTGACTGATGAGTCAACAAGCAAACTACTAAGGGTAATATTACATGATAACTTTGAAATTACATATGACAAATCCAGAATTTTGATGGAGTGGTTGGGGGCGGGTACGTTACGACATTAAAATTTCAATGCTATTTACACCTTAATTAAACCTGATGTTCACCACACAAAAGTTACAAAAGGTAACCTTTTTCTTTACAACTCCTGCAATAAGAATTGAAAATTCTCTACTCTTTACACGTGTCCATCATCCCACTAGCTATACTTGTGCCAACAACACCAATCCTTAACACTTGTCAAGAAAGGACACTTGCtccaaaaagaggaaaaaaggtTAACCTCAACTACCCAAAAAAGgagtgaaaaaatatatattcaccTCATCACCATACAAAAACCAAAGGTAAAATGAAGCAATTACACAAAAAAAGAATACCAAACCTCTAAATAAAGCAACCAATCACCACCGCCCAACGCGCACACGCCCACGCGCTCCCCTCGCACGCCACCGGACGAACACCTCGCCGACAACCTTTGCTCCGGCGACCGGAGgtcggagagagagaagagagatgaagatgccggggcgcctgctcgccgccggagcggcggcgctgctggtgGCGGCGTCGGTGATGGTGGCGACGCTGCTGACGGCGCCGCTGCCGTTCCTGCCGTCGCTGATGCCGTGCCTGCCCGCGGTGACCGCGCCGTCGGGGTCCGGGTACTCGCCGCCGGGCCTCGCGgccctcgccgacgccgccgtgagGTACGCCACGACGCCGACCGTGCCGCAGCAGTCGCGCGCCGAGATCTCGCTGTCGCTGgccgtgctccgccgccgcgcgccgctgcgGCTGCTGGTGTTCGGCCTGGGCCACGACTCGCCGCTGTGGCACGCGCTCAACCCGGGCGGCGCCACCGTGTTCCTCGAGGAGGACCCGTCCTGGTACAGCGTCGTGCGGGGCCAGTCGCCGTTCCTCCGCGGCCACCTCGTCGCCTACCGCACGCGCCTCGACCACGCCGACCGCCTCCTCGCCACCTACAAGGACCACCCCTCCtgcctccccggcggcggcggcaatggcggcggcgacgtgccgCGCGTGCGGGGGAACGCGGAGTGCCCGCTGGCGCTGCACAACCTGCCGGCGGAGGTGTACGAGAAGGAGTGGGACATGGTGATGATCGACGCGCCCAAGGGGTACTTCgcgtcggcgccggggaggatggcggcggtgtggacggcggcggccatggcgcgcgggcggcgcggcgagggcgaCACCGACGTGTTCCTCCACGACGTCGACCGCCGCGTGGAGAAGGCCTACGCCGAGGAGTTCCTCTGCGAGAGGTTCCGCGTCggcgccaccggccgcctctgGCATTTCAGGATCCCGCCGGCGTCGCGCCGCGGGAACGgcacggcggccgccggcggcgccggcgccggcgatgggcgGCGACCCTTCTGCTAAGGAAGTAAGGATTGCGATTTTTGGAGGGGCTTTTTTACAAAATGGCCTCGATTAAGCGGGTGAAATACAAatactgctactactactacgaaAATACGATCGTCGTGTAGGAAATTTCCGGATTCCTCTATCCTCTGCCACTTGCAAATTCAAAACTTgggatattttaaatttgaggtaAACATTCTGAACAGAGATAGATGCTAGAGAGTGATTTGAGTCTCTCGAGATCACTAAAGTTGGTGTGAACAACAACACGGTGTGTATCTCttttcagtttgtaataatagAAACAATGaggtgattttgttttttttttttggtatgagTACATACTAATTTTTGAATAACATTGGTACATCAGGTTAACCTTGAACTGAAATGACCATTTGTGGTTGTCTGTTTATACATTATCTTACAGCTCTCCCTCCAGCCGGTCACAAAAGAATTCCACTTTTAAGATACGTGCAAATTGCAATTGAATCATAAGTATTACTTAAATTGTAGGTTTTGAGAATATGAAAATAACATAGCCATGTTTATTGTGACAAAAGCTTTAATATTATTACACACATACAACCATGAAACAAGCTATAATCATGAAAAAGGAAACGAAAGCAAACGAccacaaaaaagaaaatttagttTATATATGTTATTACTCCCAtccacaaaaaataaaaaggaaaattcTTCATTGCAACAAACGAGAAGAGCTGGAAATTTTTGCAGTAGACATCGTCCGTGTGTCTATGGGATTGGATCATGATTGGGATCCTTTGACGTGAAGTCAGAGGGACGtggtgactgacatgtgggcctcaccACTCGCGGGCCCACCTATCAGTGACCACGTCACGGGGCAGTTCACGTCAAAGGAATCGCTTCCGTGTCCATGGCCCTCAATGGGGAATAAGTCTGTTTAACACCCTCAACTTTTGCCCCTAATTAAATCATCTCCCTTAACCGCAATACCGGATATAACGTCTCCTCCATCTTCAAAAACCAAAGCAAATCGAGTTTCTTCGGCCGTTTGGATAGTGATTCCATCCTACGTGATActtatgggacccacatgttagtgagataaaaaaagcccacatgtcatttctttctttttcctcgcTATCTCTTTCATGTTCTCTCTCTTGTCAGGCGGCGGTACCGGCGAGCAGGAGCCCATGGCTGGAGAGCTCCTCCCTTCACGTGTCATGGCCAGTGACTCCTCCCCTGTGTGCAGCCGGTCGCAGCGGAACCAATAGAACTCCTCCCCAGCTATTGATCCTTCCTTCAGAATCACCACCCAAGCTCCAC harbors:
- the LOC4350540 gene encoding arabinogalactan O-methyltransferase 1, which gives rise to MKMPGRLLAAGAAALLVAASVMVATLLTAPLPFLPSLMPCLPAVTAPSGSGYSPPGLAALADAAVRYATTPTVPQQSRAEISLSLAVLRRRAPLRLLVFGLGHDSPLWHALNPGGATVFLEEDPSWYSVVRGQSPFLRGHLVAYRTRLDHADRLLATYKDHPSCLPGGGGNGGGDVPRVRGNAECPLALHNLPAEVYEKEWDMVMIDAPKGYFASAPGRMAAVWTAAAMARGRRGEGDTDVFLHDVDRRVEKAYAEEFLCERFRVGATGRLWHFRIPPASRRGNGTAAAGGAGAGDGRRPFC